The Lathyrus oleraceus cultivar Zhongwan6 chromosome 5, CAAS_Psat_ZW6_1.0, whole genome shotgun sequence genome includes the window ACTTTAAACATGGACGCCAAAGTTGCCAAAGCGTCAGCTagctgattctcttctcgagggaTGTGGTGGTATGTAATTTCATCGAAGTAGGAGACTAGTTTCAAGACATGCTCTTTGTAAGGAATGAGCTTATGATCTCTAGTATCCCAATCTCTTTTGACTTGGCTGATTACCAAGGCTGGATCTCCATAGACTTCCAGGATTTTGATTCTAAGATCGATAGCAACTTCAATACcaaagatacaagcctcgtattcggccatattgtttgtacattcaaaacaTAATCTGGCGGTGAAGGGGAGGTGGAAATTAGTTGGAGAAGTGATTACTGCCCCAACGCCATTTACATTAGCATTAGAAGCTCCATTAAAAACCATGGTCCATCGAGATCCAGGCTCGGGTCCTTCCTTGGGACCGGGGATGTTGCAATCCCTAATCAATATGATATCCTCGTCGGGGAATTCAAAACACATAGACTAATAGTCCTCCAAGGGCTATTGTGCAAGATAATCAaacaatacactccctttgatggccttttgagtgacatgttAGATATCGTACTCGGTTAAAGCCATTTGCCATCGGGCTACTCTACCGGTTAGAGCCgacttctcaaagatgtatttgacaggatccatcttagagatcaacaatgtcgtatgagtgagcatgtattgtcttaaacgtttggcagcccatgctagtgcgtaacaagtct containing:
- the LOC127081359 gene encoding uncharacterized protein LOC127081359, which produces MCFEFPDEDIILIRDCNIPGPKEGPEPGSRWTMVFNGASNANVNGVGAVITSPTNFHLPFTARLCFECTNNMAEYEACIFGIEVAIDLRIKILEVYGDPALVISQVKRDWDTRDHKLIPYKEHVLKLVSYFDEITYHHIPREENQLADALATLASMFKVKWKN